A single genomic interval of Cervus elaphus chromosome 26, mCerEla1.1, whole genome shotgun sequence harbors:
- the TAB2 gene encoding TGF-beta-activated kinase 1 and MAP3K7-binding protein 2 isoform X1, which produces MAQGSHQIDFQVLHDLRQKFPEVPEVVVSRCMLQNNNNLDACCAVLSQESTRYLYGEGDLNFSDDSGISGLRNHMTSLNLDLQSQNVYHHGREGSRMNGSRTLTHSISDGQLQGGQSNNELFQQEPQTAPAQVPQGFNVFGMSSASSASNSAPHLGFHLGSKGTSNLSPQTPRFNPIMVTLAPNIQTGRNTPTSLHIHGVPPPVLNSPQGNSIYIRPYITTPSGTTRQTQQHSGWVSQFNPMNPQQVYQPSQPGPWTTYPASNPLPHTSAQQPNQQGHQTSHVYMPISSPTTPQPPTIHSSGSSQSSAHSQYNIQNISTGPRKNQIEIKLEPPQRNNSSKLRSSGPRTSSSSSSVNSQTLNRNQPTVYIAASPPNTDEVMSRSQPKVYISANAATGDEQVIRNQPTLFISTNSGASAASRNMSGQVSMGPAFIHHHPPKSRAIGNNSATSPRVVVTQPNTKYTFKITVSPNKPPAVSPGVVSPTFELTNLLNHPDHYVETENIQHLTDPALAHVDRISEARKLSMGSDDAAYTQALLVHQKARMERLQRELEIQKKKLDKLKSEVNEMENNLTRRRLKRSNSISQIPSLEEMQQLRSCNRQLQIDIDCLTKEIDLFQARGPHFNPSAIHNFYDNIGFVGPVPPKPKDQRSTIKTPKTQDTEDDEGAQWNCTACTFLNHPALIRCEQCEMPRHF; this is translated from the exons AATAATAATAACCTGGATGCCTGCTGTGCAGTTCTCTCTCAGGAGAGTACAAGGTATCTTTATGGTGAAGGAGACTTGAATTTTTCGGATGATTCTGGAATTTCTGGTCTACGCAATCACATGACTTCTCTCAACTTGGACTTGCAGTCACAGAATGTTTACCACCATGGAAGAGAGGGAAGTAGAATGAATGGGAGCAGGACTCTAACGCACAGCATTAGTGACGGACAACTTCAAGGTGGTCAGTCCAATAATGAACTGTTTCAGCAGGAGCCACAGACAGCACCAGCTCAAGTTCCTCAAGGCTTTAATGTTTTTGGAATGTCCAGTGCATCCAGTGCTTCTAATTCAGCACCACACCTTGGATTTCACTTAGGCAGCAAAGGAACATCTAACCTTTCTCCACAGACTCCAAGATTTAATCCCATTATGGTAACGTTAGCCCCAAATATCCAGACTGGTCGTAATACTCCTACTTCTTTGCACATACATGGTGTACCTCCACCTGTACTTAACAGTCCACAGGGAAATTCTATCTATATTAGGCCCTACATTACAACTCCTAGTGGTACAACTCGACAGACACAACAGCATTCTGGCTGGGTATCTCAGTTTAATCCCATGAACCCTCAACAAGTTTATCAACCTTCACAACCTGGTCCCTGGACTACATATCCTGCATCCAATCCTCTGCCACATACCTCAGCCCAGCAGCCGAATCAGCAAGGCCACCAGACCTCTCATGTCTATATGCCCATCAGTTCACCTACGACTCCACAACCACCCACGATTCATTCGTCTGGTAGCTCACAGTCTTCTGCCCATAGCCAATATAACATTCAGAATATTTCAACAGGACCTCGAAAAAACCAGATTGAAATCAAACTTGAACCCCCACAAAGAAACAATTCTTCGAAATTGCGTTCTTCTGGACCTCGAACCTCCAGCAGTTCCTCTTCAGTCAACAGCCAGACCTTAAACAGAAACCAGCCCACTGTTTACATAGCTGCCAGTCCCCCAAATACTGATGAGGTGATGTCCCGTAGTCAACCTAAGGTCTATATATCAGCGAATGCTGCCACAGGAGATGAGCAGGTCATACGAAATCAGCCCACTCTCTTCATATCCACCAACTCTGGAGCATCCGCTGCCTCCAGGAATATGTCCGGGCAAGTGAGCATGGGTCCTGCCTTTATTCATCACCACCCTCCCAAAAGTCGAGCAATAGGCAATAACTCTGCAACTTCTCCTCGAGTAGTGGTCACTCAACCCAATACAAAATATACTTTCAAAATTACAGTTTCTCCCAATAAACCCCCTGCAGTTTCACCAGGGGTGGTGTCCCCTACCTTTGAACTTACAAACCTTTTAAACCATCCTGATCATTATGTAGAAACAGAGAATATTCAGCACCTCACGGACCCCGCTTTAGCACATGTGGATAGAATAAGTGAAGCACGGAAGTTGAGTATGGGATCTGATGATGCTGCCTACACACAAG CTCTTTTGGTACACCAGAAGGCCAGAATGGAACGGCTTCAAAGAGAACTTGAGATTCAAAAGAAAAAGCTGGATAAACTAAAATCTGAGGTCAATGAGATGGAAAATAATCTAACTCGAAGGCGTCTGAAAAGATCAAATTCCATATCCCAAATACCTTCA CTTGAAGAAATGCAGCAGTTGAGAAGTTGTAATAGACAGCTCCAGATTGACATTGACTGCTTAACCAAAGAAATTGATCTTTTTCAAGCCCGAG gACCACATTTCAATCCCAGCGCTATTCATAACTTTTATGACAATATTGGATTTGTAGGCCCTGTGCCACCAAAACCCAAAG ATCAAAGGTCCACCATCAAAACACCAAAGACTCAAGACACAGAAGATGACGAGGGGGCTCAGTGGAATTGTACTGCCTGTACTTTTTTGAACCATCCAGCCTTAATCCGTTGCGAACAGTGTGAGATGCCAAGGCATTTCTGA
- the TAB2 gene encoding TGF-beta-activated kinase 1 and MAP3K7-binding protein 2 isoform X2, which translates to MAQGSHQIDFQVLHDLRQKFPEVPEVVVSRCMLQNNNNLDACCAVLSQESTRYLYGEGDLNFSDDSGISGLRNHMTSLNLDLQSQNVYHHGREGSRMNGSRTLTHSISDGQLQGGQSNNELFQQEPQTAPAQVPQGFNVFGMSSASSASNSAPHLGFHLGSKGTSNLSPQTPRFNPIMVTLAPNIQTGRNTPTSLHIHGVPPPVLNSPQGNSIYIRPYITTPSGTTRQTQQHSGWVSQFNPMNPQQVYQPSQPGPWTTYPASNPLPHTSAQQPNQQGHQTSHVYMPISSPTTPQPPTIHSSGSSQSSAHSQYNIQNISTGPRKNQIEIKLEPPQRNNSSKLRSSGPRTSSSSSSVNSQTLNRNQPTVYIAASPPNTDEVMSRSQPKVYISANAATGDEQVIRNQPTLFISTNSGASAASRNMSGQVSMGPAFIHHHPPKSRAIGNNSATSPRVVVTQPNTKYTFKITVSPNKPPAVSPGVVSPTFELTNLLNHPDHYVETENIQHLTDPALAHVDRISEARKLSMGSDDAAYTQALLVHQKARMERLQRELEIQKKKLDKLKSEVNEMENNLTRRRLKRSNSISQIPSLEEMQQLRSCNRQLQIDIDCLTKEIDLFQARGPHFNPSAIHNFYDNIGFVGPVPPKPKG; encoded by the exons AATAATAATAACCTGGATGCCTGCTGTGCAGTTCTCTCTCAGGAGAGTACAAGGTATCTTTATGGTGAAGGAGACTTGAATTTTTCGGATGATTCTGGAATTTCTGGTCTACGCAATCACATGACTTCTCTCAACTTGGACTTGCAGTCACAGAATGTTTACCACCATGGAAGAGAGGGAAGTAGAATGAATGGGAGCAGGACTCTAACGCACAGCATTAGTGACGGACAACTTCAAGGTGGTCAGTCCAATAATGAACTGTTTCAGCAGGAGCCACAGACAGCACCAGCTCAAGTTCCTCAAGGCTTTAATGTTTTTGGAATGTCCAGTGCATCCAGTGCTTCTAATTCAGCACCACACCTTGGATTTCACTTAGGCAGCAAAGGAACATCTAACCTTTCTCCACAGACTCCAAGATTTAATCCCATTATGGTAACGTTAGCCCCAAATATCCAGACTGGTCGTAATACTCCTACTTCTTTGCACATACATGGTGTACCTCCACCTGTACTTAACAGTCCACAGGGAAATTCTATCTATATTAGGCCCTACATTACAACTCCTAGTGGTACAACTCGACAGACACAACAGCATTCTGGCTGGGTATCTCAGTTTAATCCCATGAACCCTCAACAAGTTTATCAACCTTCACAACCTGGTCCCTGGACTACATATCCTGCATCCAATCCTCTGCCACATACCTCAGCCCAGCAGCCGAATCAGCAAGGCCACCAGACCTCTCATGTCTATATGCCCATCAGTTCACCTACGACTCCACAACCACCCACGATTCATTCGTCTGGTAGCTCACAGTCTTCTGCCCATAGCCAATATAACATTCAGAATATTTCAACAGGACCTCGAAAAAACCAGATTGAAATCAAACTTGAACCCCCACAAAGAAACAATTCTTCGAAATTGCGTTCTTCTGGACCTCGAACCTCCAGCAGTTCCTCTTCAGTCAACAGCCAGACCTTAAACAGAAACCAGCCCACTGTTTACATAGCTGCCAGTCCCCCAAATACTGATGAGGTGATGTCCCGTAGTCAACCTAAGGTCTATATATCAGCGAATGCTGCCACAGGAGATGAGCAGGTCATACGAAATCAGCCCACTCTCTTCATATCCACCAACTCTGGAGCATCCGCTGCCTCCAGGAATATGTCCGGGCAAGTGAGCATGGGTCCTGCCTTTATTCATCACCACCCTCCCAAAAGTCGAGCAATAGGCAATAACTCTGCAACTTCTCCTCGAGTAGTGGTCACTCAACCCAATACAAAATATACTTTCAAAATTACAGTTTCTCCCAATAAACCCCCTGCAGTTTCACCAGGGGTGGTGTCCCCTACCTTTGAACTTACAAACCTTTTAAACCATCCTGATCATTATGTAGAAACAGAGAATATTCAGCACCTCACGGACCCCGCTTTAGCACATGTGGATAGAATAAGTGAAGCACGGAAGTTGAGTATGGGATCTGATGATGCTGCCTACACACAAG CTCTTTTGGTACACCAGAAGGCCAGAATGGAACGGCTTCAAAGAGAACTTGAGATTCAAAAGAAAAAGCTGGATAAACTAAAATCTGAGGTCAATGAGATGGAAAATAATCTAACTCGAAGGCGTCTGAAAAGATCAAATTCCATATCCCAAATACCTTCA CTTGAAGAAATGCAGCAGTTGAGAAGTTGTAATAGACAGCTCCAGATTGACATTGACTGCTTAACCAAAGAAATTGATCTTTTTCAAGCCCGAG gACCACATTTCAATCCCAGCGCTATTCATAACTTTTATGACAATATTGGATTTGTAGGCCCTGTGCCACCAAAACCCAAAGGTTAG